The following are from one region of the Arachis duranensis cultivar V14167 chromosome 10, aradu.V14167.gnm2.J7QH, whole genome shotgun sequence genome:
- the LOC107470827 gene encoding uncharacterized protein LOC107470827 codes for MQGFGEPDRVENAMCDDDSDQEPVDIIGDSNDDTGANPHAQHGPSSSGTQQYPPHFSTLNLEALCPQADCGPTVGGSSTEFQIGQSFQNKDKAVLSVKDYSIRRGVEYRVIESDHLKYHGKCKEFGKGCTWLIRVALRARKGTWEVRRYNGPHTFLATSISSDHRQLDYHVICAKILPLVRADAAVTVKVSQQATEADYGFKPSYRKVWMAKQKAVAQIYGDWEESYVELPHWMLGVQSTMPGTVSVLKTSPVRFGGEVNESTVYFHRFFWTFPPCIEAFRHCKPLVSIDGTHLYGKYGGTLLLAIAQDGNSNILPIAFALMEGENTESWSFFLSNLRACDTTGGYPCYL; via the coding sequence ATGCAAGGCTTTGGAGAACCTGATCGAGTAGAGAATGCAATGTGTGATGATGACTCTGACCAGGAGCCTGTAGATATCATTGGGGACAGCAATGATGACACAGGTGCCAATCCACATGCACAGCATGGGCCTTCAAGTTCTGGCACTCAGCAGTATCCTCCACACTTCTCCACACTAAACTTGGAGGCTCTGTGTCCACAGGCGGACTGTGGTCCTACAGTTGGGGGATCTTCTACAGAATTTCAGATTGGACAATCATTCCAAAATAAAGATAAGGCTGTGCTGAGTGTGAAGGACTATAGCATCCGCCGAGGTGTTGAGTATAGAGTCATCGAATCAGATCATCTTAAGTATCATGGAAAATGCAAGGAGTTCGGCAAGGGTTGTACTTGGTTGATTCGCGTAGCGCTGCGTGCACGAAAGGGCACTTGGGAGGTTAGGAGGTACAACGGGCCACACACTTTCTTGGCAACCTCTATTTCCAGTGATCACCGTCAGCTGGATTACCACGTTATCTGTGCGAAGATTCTTCCGTTGGTTAGGGCAGATGCTGCGGTGACAGTAAAGGTATCGCAACAAGCTACAGAAGCCGATTACGGTTTCAAGCCTAGTTACAGGAAGGTTTGGATGGCGAAGCAGAAGGCAGTGGCACAAATATATGGAGATTGGGAAGAGTCGTATGTGGAGTTGCCACATTGGATGCTAGGGGTACAGTCAACCATGCCTGGGACAGTTTCTGTGTTGAAGACCTCTCCTGTTCGGTTTGGGGGTGAGGTTAATGAGTCCACGGTGTACTTTCATCGATTTTTCTGGACATTTCCACCCTGTATCGAGGCATTCCGGCATTGCAAGCCCCTCGTGAGTATTGACGGTACTCACTTGTATGGCAAGTATGGAGGGACGCTGCTGCTAGCGATAGCGCAGGATGGGAACTCAAACATCCTCCCGATAGCCTTCGCCCTTATGGAGGGAGAAAACACAGAGTCATGGTCATTCTTCTTGTCTAACCTACGAGCGTGTGACACCACAGGAGGGTATCCTTGTTATCTCTGA